Genomic segment of Iocasia fonsfrigidae:
TAAGGGTGATATATAAGTGATAAAAAAGCAATTTTATATATAAAAAGATTTGCAGAAAATATTGCTTAGTTGTTAAAGAAACTTGAGGAGGAAGTTTAGTGAAAAAAGGAGAAAAATTATTTGTAAGAATAGATTATAGAAATAATAATAAAGAATTTAGAACCAATGATTTTGAGGAACATATTAATTATTTGAAAAAAGTTGCAAGGGAAAGATTTTTCATTGGAGGCGGATTTGAGAATGAAAAAGGTGGTATGGTAATTTTTAAAGCCAATGATTTGAAAGAAGCAAAGGAAATAGCAGAAAATGATACTATCATAAAAAAAAGTTTATATACTTGTAAGATATATGAGTGGAATTTATTATTACTGTCGGAGCAAATAGAAGAATATTAGAGGAAAATCGCTCGGCTGGTACAGCAGATAACATGGGATTTAAGATTCCGCTACGCTCTATCCAAATTCATTCATCAAGGGCAGTCGGTGCGCCAAGAAAAGAGCATATCATATAGTAGGTGGGATTCCTACTGAGGAAGGTTTAGCAAACCACTCATAGCGAGTTTTGGACATTTAATGGGTAACCATAGATGTTAAGCGTAAACAGTTAGGTAGTAGGCGGTAAGCATTTAGCTGAAGGGATTGAGCCTCGAAATCTTGGAGATTGGGAAAGGCCGATGCTGTCG
This window contains:
- a CDS encoding YciI family protein, coding for MKKGEKLFVRIDYRNNNKEFRTNDFEEHINYLKKVARERFFIGGGFENEKGGMVIFKANDLKEAKEIAENDTIIKKSLYTCKIYEWNLLLLSEQIEEY